From a single Streptomyces liliifuscus genomic region:
- a CDS encoding nitrilase-related carbon-nitrogen hydrolase, whose translation MSRVIRAAVFQTAWTGDKESMIQVHEQAARDAAAQGAQVLCFQELFYGPYFCQVQDKAFYEYAEQIPEGPIVQRFQALARELGIVLVLPMYEEEQPGVLYNTAAVIDADGSYLGKYRKHHIPQVEGFWEKFYFRPGNAGWPVFDTAVGKIGVYICYDRHFPEGWRALGLAGAEIVFNPSATSRGLSAYLWQLEQPAAAVANEYFVGAINRVGVEELGSNDFYGTSYFVDPEAQFVGEVASDKETELVVRDLDMAKLRAVRDRWQFYRDRRPEAYEPLTAP comes from the coding sequence ATGAGCAGAGTGATTCGCGCCGCCGTCTTCCAGACCGCGTGGACGGGCGACAAGGAATCGATGATCCAGGTCCACGAGCAGGCGGCCCGCGACGCGGCCGCACAGGGTGCTCAGGTCCTGTGCTTCCAGGAGCTGTTCTACGGGCCCTATTTCTGCCAGGTCCAGGACAAGGCGTTCTACGAGTACGCCGAACAGATCCCCGAGGGCCCGATCGTCCAGCGCTTCCAGGCGCTCGCCAGGGAACTGGGCATCGTCCTCGTACTGCCGATGTACGAGGAGGAGCAGCCCGGCGTCCTCTACAACACCGCGGCGGTGATCGACGCCGACGGCTCGTACCTCGGCAAGTACCGCAAGCACCACATCCCGCAGGTCGAGGGCTTCTGGGAGAAGTTCTACTTCCGGCCCGGCAACGCGGGTTGGCCCGTCTTCGACACGGCGGTCGGCAAGATCGGTGTCTACATCTGCTACGACCGGCACTTCCCGGAGGGCTGGCGCGCGCTGGGTCTCGCCGGGGCCGAGATCGTCTTCAACCCATCGGCCACCTCGCGCGGACTGTCCGCCTACCTCTGGCAGTTGGAGCAGCCGGCCGCGGCCGTCGCCAACGAGTACTTCGTGGGCGCCATCAACCGCGTGGGCGTGGAGGAGCTGGGCTCCAACGACTTCTACGGCACCTCGTACTTCGTGGACCCGGAGGCCCAGTTCGTCGGGGAGGTGGCGAGCGACAAGGAGACCGAACTCGTCGTCCGCGACCTGGACATGGCCAAGCTCCGCGCGGTACGCGACCGCTGGCAGTTCTACCGCGACCGCCGCCCGGAGGCGTACGAGCCGCTGACGGCTCCCTGA
- a CDS encoding PucR family transcriptional regulator yields MTTALEPALSVRQVLALERVLAGEPEVVAGASQLDRPVRWVHVAEAADVGVMLSGGEMVLTTGVLLAGDPEAQAEYIRSLHRAEASAVVLGLGRAFPTPPEVMRRAAERCGLPMVVLHRPFPFAELTEEVQSRLVRRKFAAVSLSESVRTALTGLITAGAPLQRMLDEIASHSACPVVVTNLAHRVLATAGERSAVDDVLRDWERIARQAGGSEGDGWVRAELGGRGERWGRIVLCGYRGDAATGRLLADRGAEALVLHRMLGGTVHSWEEQSAESLLTDLVSGVVPARQLLPRARAAGLPVNRRTFVPLVVRDTEAAQLDRVLRLLGLPGLVAELADGVIAVLLSLARDQDAEALAAHFATRLRTESGAGAADGGKAVVVAAADARTGWDDVPAGLREARHVADAVAESPAGLDLPVVVRLRDVHLRGLVRLLRDDPHVQSFAERELDGLLCGADAESELLPVLRTYLATGRNKSRTAQLHHVSRPALYRRLEAIEARLRVDLDDFEQAASVHIALLAHDAQQG; encoded by the coding sequence ATGACCACCGCCTTGGAACCCGCCCTGTCGGTCCGTCAGGTCCTCGCCCTGGAGCGGGTGCTCGCCGGGGAACCCGAGGTGGTGGCCGGCGCGAGCCAGCTCGACCGGCCTGTGCGCTGGGTGCACGTCGCCGAGGCGGCCGACGTCGGCGTGATGCTCAGCGGCGGCGAGATGGTCCTCACCACCGGGGTGCTGCTCGCGGGCGACCCGGAGGCCCAGGCCGAGTACATCCGCTCCCTGCACCGCGCGGAGGCCTCGGCCGTCGTCCTCGGACTCGGCCGGGCCTTCCCGACCCCGCCCGAGGTGATGCGCAGGGCGGCCGAGCGGTGCGGGCTGCCGATGGTGGTCCTGCACCGCCCGTTCCCCTTCGCGGAGTTGACCGAAGAGGTCCAGTCCCGGCTCGTACGGCGGAAGTTCGCCGCCGTCAGCCTGTCGGAGTCCGTCCGGACCGCGCTGACCGGGCTCATCACGGCGGGTGCCCCGCTGCAGCGGATGCTCGACGAGATCGCCTCGCACAGCGCGTGCCCCGTCGTCGTCACCAACCTCGCCCACCGTGTCCTCGCCACGGCGGGGGAGCGGTCCGCGGTCGACGACGTGCTGCGCGACTGGGAGCGCATCGCGCGGCAGGCCGGCGGCAGTGAGGGCGACGGCTGGGTCCGTGCCGAACTGGGCGGACGCGGCGAGCGCTGGGGCCGCATCGTGCTGTGCGGCTACCGCGGCGACGCCGCCACCGGACGGCTGCTCGCCGACCGCGGGGCCGAGGCACTGGTCCTGCACCGCATGCTCGGCGGCACCGTGCACTCCTGGGAGGAGCAGTCCGCCGAGAGCCTGCTCACGGACCTCGTCTCCGGAGTCGTACCGGCCCGCCAACTGCTGCCCCGGGCCCGGGCGGCCGGACTGCCGGTCAACCGCCGGACGTTCGTGCCCCTGGTCGTACGGGACACGGAGGCGGCCCAACTCGACCGCGTACTGCGTCTGTTGGGGCTGCCCGGGCTCGTCGCCGAGCTGGCCGACGGGGTCATCGCCGTACTGCTGAGCCTGGCCAGGGACCAGGACGCCGAGGCCCTCGCCGCCCACTTCGCCACCCGGCTGCGTACGGAGTCCGGTGCCGGCGCCGCGGACGGCGGCAAGGCGGTCGTCGTCGCGGCGGCCGACGCGCGGACCGGGTGGGACGACGTGCCCGCGGGGCTGCGCGAGGCCCGGCACGTGGCCGACGCCGTCGCCGAGAGCCCCGCCGGACTCGATCTGCCGGTCGTGGTGCGGCTGCGGGACGTACATCTGCGCGGGCTGGTCCGGCTGCTGCGGGACGATCCGCACGTCCAGTCGTTCGCCGAGCGGGAGCTGGACGGGCTGCTGTGCGGGGCGGACGCGGAGTCGGAACTGCTGCCGGTGCTGCGGACGTATCTCGCCACCGGCCGCAACAAGTCGCGCACCGCACAGCTCCACCATGTCTCGCGGCCCGCGCTGTACCGGCGGCTGGAGGCGATAGAGGCGCGGCTGCGGGTCGACCTCGACGACTTCGAGCAGGCGGCCTCCGTGCACATCGCCCTCCTCGCGCACGACGCGCAACAAGGCTGA
- a CDS encoding aspartate aminotransferase family protein, translating to MTTDAPQGPAHGSAKHLYQRHRSVLPDWLAVYYADPIELTHGEGRHVWDAEGNKYLDFFGGILTTMTAHALPEVTKAVSEQAGRIIHSSTLYLNRPMVDLAERIAKLSGIPDARVFFTTSGTEANDTALLLATAYRRSNQILAMRNSYHGRSFTAVGITGNKGWSPTSLSPLQTLYVHGGVRSRGPYADLDDAGFIAACVADLEDLLGHVRPPAALIAEPIQGVGGFTAPPDGLYAAFREVLQERGILWIADEVQTGWGRTGDNFWGWQAHGQNGPPDMLTFAKGIGNGMSIGGVVARAEVMNCLDSNSISTFGGTQITMAAGLANLTYLLEHDLQGNARRVGGLLIERLRAVAAQLPGVREVRGRGLMIGIELVRPGTDQADPDAAAAVLEAAREGGLLIGKGGGHNTSVLRIAPPLSLTVAEAEEGAAILERALRSTQV from the coding sequence GTGACGACAGACGCACCCCAGGGCCCGGCCCACGGTTCGGCCAAGCACCTGTACCAGCGCCACCGGTCCGTCCTCCCCGACTGGCTCGCCGTCTACTACGCCGACCCCATCGAGCTCACCCACGGCGAGGGCCGCCACGTCTGGGACGCCGAGGGCAACAAGTACCTCGACTTCTTCGGCGGCATCCTCACCACGATGACCGCGCACGCCCTGCCCGAGGTGACGAAGGCCGTCAGCGAGCAGGCCGGCCGGATCATCCACTCCTCCACGCTGTACCTCAACCGGCCGATGGTCGACCTGGCCGAGCGGATCGCCAAGCTGTCGGGCATCCCGGACGCGCGCGTGTTCTTCACGACCTCGGGCACGGAGGCCAACGACACGGCCCTGCTCCTGGCCACCGCGTACCGCCGCAGCAACCAGATCCTGGCGATGCGCAACAGCTACCACGGCCGTTCGTTCACCGCGGTCGGCATCACCGGCAACAAGGGCTGGTCACCGACCAGCCTCTCGCCCCTCCAGACGCTCTACGTGCACGGCGGCGTCCGCAGCCGCGGCCCGTACGCCGATCTCGACGACGCCGGCTTCATCGCGGCCTGCGTCGCCGACCTGGAGGACCTGCTCGGCCACGTCCGCCCGCCCGCGGCCCTGATCGCCGAACCCATCCAGGGCGTCGGCGGCTTCACCGCACCGCCGGACGGCCTGTACGCGGCGTTCCGCGAGGTCCTCCAGGAGCGCGGCATCCTCTGGATCGCCGACGAGGTGCAGACCGGCTGGGGCAGGACCGGCGACAACTTCTGGGGCTGGCAGGCGCACGGCCAGAACGGTCCGCCGGACATGCTGACCTTCGCCAAGGGCATCGGCAACGGCATGTCCATCGGCGGTGTCGTGGCCCGCGCCGAGGTCATGAACTGCCTGGACTCCAACTCCATCTCGACGTTCGGCGGCACCCAGATCACCATGGCCGCGGGCCTCGCCAACCTCACGTACCTCCTGGAGCACGACCTCCAGGGCAACGCCCGCCGCGTCGGCGGCCTGCTCATCGAGCGGCTGCGGGCCGTCGCGGCGCAACTGCCGGGCGTACGCGAGGTCCGGGGACGTGGTCTCATGATCGGCATCGAGCTGGTGAGGCCCGGCACCGACCAGGCCGACCCGGACGCGGCCGCCGCCGTGCTCGAAGCGGCCCGCGAGGGAGGGCTGTTGATCGGCAAGGGCGGCGGGCACAACACCAGCGTCCTGCGCATCGCCCCACCGCTGTCGCTCACCGTCGCGGAGGCCGAGGAGGGCGCCGCGATCCTGGAGCGCGCTCTGCGGAGCACTCAGGTCTGA
- a CDS encoding nitrilase-related carbon-nitrogen hydrolase, whose protein sequence is MANVVRAALVQATWTGDTASMVAKHEEHAREAARQGAKIIGFQEVFNAPYFCQVQEPEHYRWAEPVPDGPTVTRMQELARETGMVVVVPVFEVEQSGFYFNTAAVIDADGTYLGKYRKHHIPQVKGFWEKYYFKPGNLGWPVFDTAVGKVGVYICYDRHFPEGWRQLGLNGAQLVYNPSATSRGLSSYLWQLEQPAAAVANEYYIAAINRVGEEEYGDNDFYGTSYFVDPRGQFVGETASDKSEELVVRDLDFDLIEEVRQQWAFYRDRRPDAYEGLVQP, encoded by the coding sequence ATGGCCAACGTCGTACGCGCCGCTCTGGTCCAGGCCACCTGGACCGGCGACACCGCATCCATGGTCGCCAAGCACGAGGAGCACGCCCGCGAGGCGGCCCGTCAGGGTGCGAAGATCATCGGATTCCAGGAAGTCTTCAACGCCCCCTACTTCTGCCAGGTCCAGGAGCCGGAGCACTACCGCTGGGCGGAACCGGTGCCGGACGGCCCCACCGTCACCCGTATGCAGGAGCTCGCCCGCGAGACCGGCATGGTCGTCGTGGTCCCGGTCTTCGAGGTCGAACAGTCCGGCTTCTACTTCAACACGGCCGCGGTGATCGACGCCGACGGCACCTACCTCGGCAAGTACCGCAAGCACCACATCCCCCAGGTCAAGGGCTTCTGGGAGAAGTACTACTTCAAACCGGGCAACCTCGGCTGGCCGGTCTTCGACACCGCGGTCGGCAAGGTCGGCGTCTACATCTGCTACGACCGGCACTTCCCGGAGGGCTGGCGCCAGCTCGGCCTGAACGGCGCGCAGCTCGTCTACAACCCGTCGGCGACCTCCCGCGGTCTGTCCTCGTACCTCTGGCAGCTGGAGCAGCCCGCGGCGGCCGTCGCCAACGAGTACTACATCGCCGCGATCAACCGTGTCGGCGAGGAGGAGTACGGGGACAACGACTTCTACGGGACGTCGTACTTCGTCGACCCGCGCGGCCAGTTCGTCGGGGAGACCGCGAGCGACAAGAGCGAGGAACTTGTCGTCCGCGACCTCGACTTCGACCTGATCGAGGAGGTCCGCCAGCAGTGGGCCTTCTACCGTGACCGCCGCCCTGACGCCTACGAAGGGCTGGTGCAGCCGTGA
- a CDS encoding helix-turn-helix domain-containing protein, with protein MVRTPLTPEEHERGERLGKLLREARGGRSMVEIAASAGISAETLRKIETGRAPTPAFFTVAALARVLGLSMDEIAGSCALAPA; from the coding sequence ATGGTGCGAACCCCGCTGACCCCCGAAGAGCACGAACGCGGCGAGCGGCTCGGCAAGCTGCTGCGCGAGGCCCGCGGCGGCCGCAGCATGGTGGAGATCGCCGCGAGCGCGGGCATCTCCGCCGAGACCCTCCGCAAGATCGAGACCGGCCGTGCGCCGACCCCGGCCTTCTTCACGGTGGCGGCGCTGGCGCGGGTGCTCGGCCTCTCGATGGACGAGATCGCGGGCAGTTGTGCACTCGCCCCGGCCTGA
- the map gene encoding type I methionyl aminopeptidase, whose product MVELKTDTSIDAMYEAGQVVARALTAVREAAGVGVSLLELDEIAHQVLRDAGAGSPFLGYRPSFAPVPFPAVICASVNDAIVHGIPTGYRLRDGDLVSIDFGAELGGWVGDSAISFVVGTPRPADLHLVETAERALAAGIEAAVVGNRIGDIAHAIGTVCRSAGYGIPDGFGGHGIGRRMHEDPPVPNEGRPGRGLPLRHGMALAIEPMLIAGGTDEYHAAADGWTLRTNDGTRAAHAEHTVAITDAGPRILTAR is encoded by the coding sequence ATGGTGGAACTGAAGACGGACACGTCCATCGACGCGATGTACGAAGCGGGCCAGGTCGTGGCCCGCGCCCTCACGGCGGTGCGGGAGGCCGCCGGCGTGGGCGTCTCGCTCCTGGAGCTGGACGAGATCGCGCACCAGGTCCTGCGGGACGCTGGCGCGGGCTCCCCCTTCCTCGGCTATCGGCCCTCGTTCGCGCCCGTGCCCTTCCCGGCCGTCATCTGCGCCTCCGTGAACGACGCGATCGTGCACGGCATCCCGACCGGCTACCGGCTGCGCGACGGCGACCTGGTCTCGATCGACTTCGGCGCCGAGCTCGGCGGCTGGGTGGGCGACTCGGCGATCAGCTTCGTCGTCGGCACACCGCGCCCCGCCGACCTGCACCTCGTCGAGACCGCCGAGCGGGCCCTCGCGGCAGGCATAGAGGCGGCCGTCGTCGGCAACCGCATCGGCGACATCGCGCACGCGATCGGCACGGTGTGCCGCTCGGCGGGGTACGGCATTCCGGACGGCTTCGGCGGCCACGGCATAGGCCGCCGGATGCACGAGGACCCGCCCGTCCCGAACGAGGGGCGGCCCGGCCGCGGCCTGCCGCTGCGGCACGGCATGGCCCTCGCCATCGAGCCGATGCTCATCGCCGGCGGCACCGACGAGTACCACGCCGCCGCCGACGGCTGGACCCTCCGCACGAACGACGGCACCCGGGCGGCCCACGCGGAGCACACGGTGGCCATCACGGACGCGGGGCCGCGCATCCTGACGGCCCGCTGA
- the ggt gene encoding gamma-glutamyltransferase produces the protein MGCSVARSLAVVAVSAAVMSVGAAPPSSGSSGGSGPAEKVPVAVGYGGAVSSVDADASAAGIEILRKGGNAVDAAVATAAALGVTEPYSSGIGGGGYFVYYDAKSRTVRTIDGRETAPLTADSGLFLENGRPIPFADAVTSGLGVGTPGTPATWQKALDSWGSKRLGSLLKPAERLARDGFTVDATFRSQTQSNEARFRNFPDTAELFLPGGALPVVGSTFKNPDLARTYEELGRKGVGALYRGQLAKDIVATVNKPPVDPGSGYNARPGELSLKDLAKYEAKGQAPTRTSYRGLNVYSIAPSSSGGTTVGEALNILENTDLSKATDVQYLHRFIEASRIAFADRGRWVGDPAFEDVPTKELLSQKYADSRECLIKDDAVLTSPLAPGDPRDPAACAAGGTAAPTTYEGENTTHLTAADKWGNVVAYTLTIEQTGGSGITVPDRGFILNNELTDFSFAPASPDVHDPNLPGPGKRPRSSISPTIVLDAHAKPVVALGSPGGATIVTTVLQTLTGLVDRGLPLVDAIAAPRASQRNQTTTELEPGLWNSGLRTQLESLGHGFRQNPEIGAATGVQRLPNGKWLAAAETVRRGGGSAMVVRPAP, from the coding sequence ATGGGGTGCTCGGTCGCGCGGAGTCTGGCTGTGGTGGCGGTTTCGGCCGCGGTGATGTCTGTGGGGGCCGCACCGCCCTCTTCAGGGTCTTCCGGGGGCTCGGGTCCGGCCGAGAAGGTGCCGGTCGCCGTCGGGTACGGCGGGGCCGTCTCGAGCGTGGACGCGGACGCCTCGGCCGCCGGAATCGAGATCCTCCGCAAGGGCGGCAACGCGGTGGACGCGGCCGTCGCCACGGCGGCAGCGCTCGGCGTCACCGAGCCGTACTCGTCCGGTATCGGCGGGGGCGGATATTTCGTCTACTACGACGCCAAGTCCCGTACGGTGCGGACGATCGACGGCCGTGAGACGGCGCCCCTGACGGCCGACTCGGGGCTTTTTCTGGAGAACGGCCGGCCGATCCCGTTCGCCGATGCCGTGACCAGTGGTCTGGGTGTGGGCACGCCCGGGACACCCGCCACCTGGCAGAAGGCGCTGGACAGCTGGGGCAGCAAGCGGCTCGGATCGCTGCTGAAGCCCGCGGAGCGGCTCGCGCGCGACGGGTTCACCGTCGACGCCACGTTCCGCTCGCAGACCCAGTCAAACGAGGCGCGGTTCCGCAACTTCCCCGACACGGCCGAGCTGTTCCTGCCGGGCGGTGCGCTGCCGGTGGTCGGCTCGACGTTCAAGAACCCCGATCTGGCCCGTACGTACGAGGAGTTGGGCCGCAAGGGCGTCGGCGCGCTCTATCGCGGGCAGCTGGCCAAGGACATCGTCGCCACCGTGAACAAGCCGCCGGTGGACCCGGGTTCGGGATACAACGCGCGCCCCGGCGAGCTGTCCCTGAAGGACCTGGCGAAGTACGAGGCGAAGGGGCAGGCGCCCACGAGGACCTCGTACCGCGGACTGAACGTGTACTCGATCGCGCCCTCGTCCTCCGGTGGCACCACGGTCGGTGAAGCCCTCAACATCCTTGAGAACACCGACCTTTCGAAGGCCACGGACGTCCAGTACCTGCACCGCTTCATCGAGGCGAGCCGGATCGCCTTCGCGGACCGGGGGCGCTGGGTGGGCGACCCGGCCTTCGAGGACGTACCGACGAAGGAACTCCTCTCGCAGAAGTACGCCGACTCGCGCGAGTGCCTCATCAAGGACGACGCGGTGCTGACGAGTCCGCTGGCGCCCGGCGATCCGCGTGATCCGGCGGCCTGCGCGGCCGGTGGCACGGCCGCGCCGACGACGTACGAGGGCGAGAACACGACCCATCTGACGGCGGCCGACAAGTGGGGCAACGTCGTCGCGTACACCCTCACCATCGAGCAGACCGGCGGCAGCGGGATCACCGTGCCCGACCGCGGCTTCATCCTCAACAACGAGCTGACGGACTTCTCCTTCGCACCCGCGAGCCCGGACGTGCACGACCCGAACCTGCCCGGTCCTGGCAAGCGCCCGCGCTCGTCGATCTCGCCGACGATCGTCCTCGACGCTCACGCCAAGCCGGTGGTGGCGCTGGGCTCGCCCGGCGGCGCGACCATCGTCACGACGGTCCTGCAGACGCTGACCGGGCTCGTCGACCGGGGCCTCCCGCTCGTCGACGCGATCGCCGCCCCGCGTGCCAGCCAGCGCAACCAGACGACCACCGAGCTCGAACCGGGCTTGTGGAACAGCGGGTTGAGGACCCAGTTGGAGTCGCTGGGGCACGGCTTCCGGCAGAACCCGGAGATCGGCGCGGCGACCGGCGTCCAACGCCTCCCGAACGGCAAGTGGCTGGCGGCGGCCGAGACCGTACGCCGGGGCGGCGGGTCGGCGATGGTGGTGCGACCGGCGCCGTAG
- a CDS encoding CocE/NonD family hydrolase: MGHPRKALRTTAVGVVSATLIAGTALGIAPAAQAAPAAVRFVDITGDGGTVLKANVVMPANADTTRAYPLIVLPTSWGLPQVEYLAQAQKLADSGYVVVSYNVRGFWQSGGEIEVAGPPDIADASKVIDWALANTPSDARNIGMAGVSYGAGISLLAAAHDKRVKAVASLSGWADLIDSIYSGRTQHAQAAALLNGAGQITGRPSAELQQIFKDFFASDLSKEQELIAWGKKRSPSTYVDRLNKNGAAILLANGWGDTIFPPNQYAEFYEQLTGPKRLEYRPGDHATAEVTGLFGLPNDVWTDTSRWFDHYLKGVDNGIDREQPVQLKSRSTGGYEGYPDWKSVGATRKKIALAGSTTIRANVNSGADGGIIFLSSILDQLAQLPPVASIPLLPRRYAAVWQSERSASAQRVRGTTKLHTTLTSTKESGTLVAYLYDVGPLGLGKLVSNAPYTFHGQTPGKPFGVDLELFSTAYDVPAGHRLALVVDTVDPLYIEHNPTGAQLTFSSPAADPSYVSVPLREQ, encoded by the coding sequence GTGGGACACCCGCGCAAGGCTCTGCGTACCACCGCCGTAGGTGTCGTCTCGGCGACCTTGATCGCCGGCACGGCTCTCGGGATCGCCCCGGCCGCACAGGCGGCGCCCGCCGCTGTCCGGTTCGTCGACATCACCGGGGACGGCGGCACCGTCCTCAAGGCCAACGTCGTCATGCCCGCGAACGCCGATACCACCCGCGCCTACCCGCTCATCGTGCTGCCCACGAGCTGGGGCCTGCCCCAGGTCGAGTATCTCGCCCAGGCCCAGAAACTCGCCGACTCCGGCTATGTCGTGGTCAGTTACAACGTCCGCGGGTTCTGGCAGTCGGGCGGAGAGATAGAAGTAGCGGGTCCACCCGACATAGCCGACGCCTCCAAGGTCATCGACTGGGCCCTCGCCAACACCCCGTCCGACGCCCGGAACATCGGCATGGCGGGCGTCTCGTACGGCGCCGGCATCAGCCTGCTCGCCGCCGCGCACGACAAGCGCGTCAAGGCCGTCGCGTCCCTCAGCGGCTGGGCCGACCTCATCGACTCGATCTACTCGGGCCGCACCCAGCACGCCCAGGCGGCCGCCCTGCTGAACGGCGCCGGGCAGATCACCGGCCGCCCCAGCGCCGAACTCCAGCAGATCTTCAAGGACTTCTTCGCGTCCGACCTCTCCAAGGAGCAGGAGCTGATCGCCTGGGGGAAGAAACGTTCACCCTCGACGTACGTCGACCGGCTCAACAAGAACGGCGCGGCGATCCTGCTCGCCAACGGCTGGGGCGACACGATCTTCCCGCCCAACCAATACGCCGAGTTCTACGAGCAGTTGACCGGCCCGAAGCGGCTGGAGTACCGGCCGGGCGACCACGCCACCGCCGAGGTGACCGGCCTCTTCGGGCTCCCGAACGACGTGTGGACGGACACGAGCCGCTGGTTCGACCACTACCTCAAGGGCGTGGACAACGGCATCGACCGCGAGCAGCCGGTCCAGCTCAAGTCCCGTTCCACCGGCGGCTACGAGGGCTACCCGGACTGGAAGTCGGTCGGTGCGACGCGCAAGAAGATCGCCCTCGCCGGCTCCACCACCATCCGCGCGAACGTCAACTCGGGGGCGGACGGCGGGATCATCTTCCTCTCCAGCATCCTCGACCAGCTTGCACAGCTGCCGCCGGTGGCGTCGATCCCGCTGCTGCCACGCCGGTACGCGGCGGTCTGGCAGTCGGAGAGGTCCGCGAGCGCCCAACGGGTGCGCGGCACCACGAAATTGCACACAACCCTCACGAGTACCAAGGAGAGCGGCACCCTCGTCGCGTACCTCTACGACGTGGGCCCGCTCGGCCTCGGCAAGCTGGTCAGCAACGCGCCGTACACCTTCCACGGGCAGACGCCCGGCAAGCCGTTCGGCGTCGACCTGGAGTTGTTCTCCACGGCCTACGACGTCCCGGCAGGGCATCGACTCGCCCTGGTGGTCGACACGGTGGACCCGCTCTACATCGAGCACAACCCGACCGGCGCGCAGCTGACCTTCTCCTCGCCCGCGGCCGACCCGTCGTACGTGTCGGTACCGCTGCGCGAGCAGTGA
- a CDS encoding amino acid ABC transporter ATP-binding protein, whose protein sequence is MAVDPLIELRDVNKYFGELHVLQDINLTVGKGEVVVVIGPSGSGKSTLCRAINRLETIRSGEIKLDGKLLPEEGKDLAMLRAEVGMVFQAFNLFAHKTVLQNVSLGQVKVRGRKKADADKRSLELLDRVGLVSQAPKYPAQLSGGQQQRVAIARALAMDPKALLFDEPTSALDPEMINEVLEVMQQLAREGMTMVVVTHEMGFARSAANRVVFMSDGRIVEDRTPEEFFTNPRSDRAKDFLSKILKH, encoded by the coding sequence ATGGCCGTCGATCCGTTGATCGAGCTGCGTGACGTCAACAAGTACTTCGGGGAACTGCATGTCCTCCAGGACATCAACCTCACCGTCGGCAAGGGGGAGGTGGTCGTGGTCATCGGCCCTTCGGGGTCGGGGAAGTCGACTCTGTGCAGGGCCATCAACAGGCTGGAGACGATCCGTTCCGGGGAGATCAAGCTCGACGGCAAGCTGCTGCCGGAGGAGGGCAAGGACCTCGCCATGCTCCGCGCCGAGGTCGGGATGGTCTTCCAGGCGTTCAACCTCTTCGCGCACAAGACGGTCCTGCAGAACGTCTCGCTCGGTCAGGTCAAGGTCCGCGGCCGCAAGAAGGCCGATGCCGACAAGCGCTCGCTCGAACTCCTGGACCGCGTGGGCCTCGTCTCGCAGGCTCCGAAGTACCCCGCCCAGCTCTCCGGCGGCCAGCAGCAGCGCGTGGCCATCGCCCGCGCCCTCGCCATGGACCCCAAGGCGCTCCTCTTCGACGAGCCGACCTCGGCACTCGACCCGGAGATGATCAACGAGGTCCTTGAGGTCATGCAGCAGCTCGCGCGCGAGGGCATGACCATGGTGGTCGTCACCCACGAGATGGGCTTCGCCCGCTCGGCCGCGAACCGCGTCGTCTTCATGTCCGACGGCCGCATCGTCGAGGACCGCACCCCCGAGGAGTTCTTCACCAACCCGCGCAGCGACCGCGCCAAGGACTTCCTCTCGAAGATCCTCAAGCACTGA
- a CDS encoding DUF6278 family protein — translation MNIPFLGNWRKRRGPAGGVAVFSDSESDREGVAELLSECELLRSQAHQAGVELDDSAASLEALDQLVPRWRDDEESLPWLGNDAGLYLGTVIVRTVPGAVWDIWPGGQPVVRLASGREFDVVSVGHEWAASGAPELSQLYAEVAEA, via the coding sequence ATGAACATCCCTTTCCTGGGCAACTGGCGCAAGAGGCGGGGCCCTGCCGGAGGAGTCGCGGTCTTCTCCGACAGTGAGAGCGACCGCGAGGGGGTGGCCGAACTGCTGTCCGAGTGCGAACTGCTGCGCTCCCAGGCTCATCAGGCGGGCGTCGAACTCGACGACTCCGCCGCCTCGTTGGAGGCGTTGGACCAGTTGGTGCCGCGCTGGCGTGACGACGAGGAGAGCCTGCCCTGGCTGGGCAACGACGCCGGCCTCTATCTCGGCACGGTCATCGTGCGCACGGTCCCGGGCGCCGTCTGGGACATCTGGCCCGGCGGCCAGCCGGTCGTACGACTGGCCTCCGGCCGTGAGTTCGACGTGGTCTCCGTCGGTCACGAGTGGGCGGCCAGCGGTGCTCCCGAACTCTCGCAGCTGTACGCCGAGGTCGCGGAGGCGTAG